The genomic DNA ATTCATTGCCATCCTTATTGTGTTCACGAGTCTCCTTCGCCAGCCTTCATTCGGTATCCACCATTTGCAATCGTGACCGGGCAATTTGCATCGATGTATATGTATCTAATTGTCCGCTGGCAATTTGAAAGTAGGTGCTTGTATTCGTTCCTTTAATTCCTACCGTTTCATTATCAAAACCAATACCGGTCGGGATGCCTAAAGCAAATTGATTGAAATAATAGTCGATGATTTCAATTTTTTTCAGATTGCTATTCAATGTGTCATTGGGAATATACTTGCCGCCCATGATTTCCAATTGCTGTTTTTTACATATAAACGTTAGATGAGCGCTCTGATGCCTCTAGATCGTGGTAAGAGGAAAAGGTTTCAGCCCTCTTAAATCGCATGAGTTACAAATACTACAATCGTAGTATTTTGTCCCAGAAAGACCCAAAAAGGAAGGGCAATCTTTCTGGGGTTAATTATTAATATATCTTTTTATGATGCAGGATCTGCTTAGCTATCTCCGCTGCCTTACTTCCCTGGGCTTGACCATCCTTATTTTGAATATTAATGGCAAAATAAAAACGCTCATTACCTTTATCGACAAAACCAATAAACCAGCCATTTACATTCTTTCCATTGACCATACCGGTTCCCGTTTTACCATACAACCGTCCATTCTTTTGCACGTCTATTAAAATGGCCTTTTTTACCGCTTTGATATTTTCCGCTTTAAAACCCCATTGATTTTCTTCTAATTGGTATAATAACTGGACCTGTTCAATGGGTGATATTTTTAGGGAAGATTCCATCCAGTAACTATCCAAATCCCCTGAAAGATCCTCATTCCCGTATTTTATCTTGTGAAAATAATCTTGCAGCGACTTTCTCCCTACCTCTCGATCGGTATTCTGGAAATACCAATTCACGGAATGCCTTAAGGCAGTCGCTAAATTTTGATTTTGATTCCATTCTGGAAAGGGATAAATTTCCCCACCCCAAACCTTTTTATTGTTATTCGGGGAAATCACTTTTGATTCCAATGCAAATAAGGCAGAATATATTTTATAGGTACTATCAGGGGAAATCCTCTGTTCACTCATCTCTCGATTATATATTTGATATTGGTTTTTAGAGGGATCATATAAAACAAAGCTGCCCTTGTAGCCCTTAAAATAGGAGCTTAGATCTTCATATACCGCATTCTTCCCGCTAAACTGATACACATCATTTGGGCTGGCAATAACGGTGGTGATTGGAGCAAGGAATAGCACAACAATTCCTAAAACAGCACAGATGACCTTGCTTTTCCATTTCAATAATAGAGAATCTCTAGAGTAGCTTGCAATGCATTGGATTCTTTGTTTAATTTGTTTTTTTGTCCCACCTATACCTGGAGCAAGCTGTTCAAAGGGCCGATCATATTTTTTATCTGCAAAACGAATGATGGTATACCCATATTCAATATATCCGCTCTCATCTAAAAGATTTAAAACGGATGCATCGCAGGCCAATTCCCTATCCATTCGAATCCTTTTTAAAGCATACCAGACGACCGGGTTAAACCAATAAATAATCTGAAACATCCACATAACGTAATTCACGAACAGATCTTTGCTTTTATGGTGGTGCAGCTCGTGCAAAAACACGTATTTTAATTCATTTAACGAGAATGTTTCTCGCGTTTTGCTTGGTAAAAAAATAACGGGCTGAAAAATACCGAACATGATCGGCGAGGAAATAAGAGAGGTCTCCTGCAACCTTA from Bacillus aquiflavi includes the following:
- a CDS encoding BlaR1 family beta-lactam sensor/signal transducer, with the protein product MDTILLRILVSTIVVSLLIFIILLIKKLLNNHMTVKAHYHIWYVLCIPILTAFLPWNYFRLGEGMHYFKNLLFFHKEAPLKSERMNGVDVSQAQNSDLLHDFTISVNMSTPDFVYHTFFTVWVIGVVIFVGAAVYANYQIYQIKKSAAAVHNQKINKLLEACKKMVGVKRNIRLQETSLISSPIMFGIFQPVIFLPSKTRETFSLNELKYVFLHELHHHKSKDLFVNYVMWMFQIIYWFNPVVWYALKRIRMDRELACDASVLNLLDESGYIEYGYTIIRFADKKYDRPFEQLAPGIGGTKKQIKQRIQCIASYSRDSLLLKWKSKVICAVLGIVVLFLAPITTVIASPNDVYQFSGKNAVYEDLSSYFKGYKGSFVLYDPSKNQYQIYNREMSEQRISPDSTYKIYSALFALESKVISPNNNKKVWGGEIYPFPEWNQNQNLATALRHSVNWYFQNTDREVGRKSLQDYFHKIKYGNEDLSGDLDSYWMESSLKISPIEQVQLLYQLEENQWGFKAENIKAVKKAILIDVQKNGRLYGKTGTGMVNGKNVNGWFIGFVDKGNERFYFAINIQNKDGQAQGSKAAEIAKQILHHKKIY